A window of the Salvelinus fontinalis isolate EN_2023a chromosome 26, ASM2944872v1, whole genome shotgun sequence genome harbors these coding sequences:
- the LOC129824193 gene encoding epidermal growth factor receptor-like isoform X1, with protein sequence MKTSLKNTMATQFQVWIIFNSLVSLVSCALPEKKVCQGITNRFSLLGSKEGHYLNMVKTYSNCTIVLENLEVTHMEDHHDLSFLRSIQEVGGYVLIALNTASRIPLDNLRIIRGHTLYNDGFALAVLMNHNKSMGAGTTELSLTSLTEILKGGVKFSGNQLCNVETIQWLDIVDIDSKPNMQLPEPNRNRLCKKCDPGCFNGSCWAPGPEHCQTLTKLNCAQQCSKRCKGPSPIDCCNEHCAAGCTGPRPTDCLACRDFQDDGTCKDSCPRLLLYDRNLHQLVNNPDGKYNFGATCVKTCPHNYVVTDHGACVRTCSGGTYEVDEGGVRKCKKCDGLCPKVCNGLGMGKLDKILSINATNIDTFKNCTKINGNIAIIYTSIHGDPFTKAPKMDPAKLDVFKTVREITGYLLIQNWPENMTSLSPFENLEIIRGRTKHGTVSLAITQLTITHLGLRSLKEISDGDVVITKNSNLCYTKKRHWKQLFKSDRQTIQLESNAHADACGLQNNTCDTMCTRYGCWGPGPTMCFACQDYSRTGSCVDSCNLLEGEPRETEVNKTCVECHPECLLLNGTQTCTGPSQEQCTQCANFKDGNNCVLGCPRGVPGVAGGKNTFIWKYADKMKVCQLCHQNCTQGCTGPGLKGCQSIGNSGLSVIAAGVVGGLLAFLIMGLSVFVLLRRRHIKRKRTLRRLLQERELVEPLTPSGEAPNQALLRILKETEFKKIKVLGSGAFGTVYKGLWVPEGEDVKIPVAIKVLREATSPKANREILDEAYVMASVDNPHVCRLLGICLTSTVQLVTQLMPYGCLLDYVKENKDNIGSQYLLNWCVQIAKGMSYLEERHLVHRDLAARNVLVKTPQHVKITDFGLAKLLNADEKEYHADGGKVPIKWMALESILHRKYTHQSDVWSYGVTVWELMTFGTKPYDGIPANEIAGVLEKGERLPQPPICTIDVYMIMVKCWMIDADSRPRFRELIAEFSKMARDPPRYLVIQGDDRMHLPSPTDTKFYQSLISGEDMEDAVDADEYLVPQHSFFSSPSTSRTQLLHSMSQNSTLNSSIGLCHSRNGNGFPVREGSMVLRYIADPTDRFLDHAFQPSPDYMNQNGVSDMMNPVYQHPGAPRTLLPTISSDDTETEYLNCYKNEVVGPEYLNTLQPSLLSPITSSVLTTTANSLFPMFNGLSSPSSNGLSPTSNGGLHCVQKYQPPNSIDNPDYQQDFTPSVKTHANGHIPAAENTEYLGPN encoded by the exons tatgcCAGGGCATCACTAACCGGTTCAGCCTTCTGGGGTCAAAAGAGGGCCACTACTTGAACATGGTCAAGACCTACAGCAATTGTACCATTGTTCTGGAGAACCTGGAGGTCACACACATGGAAGACCACCATGATCTGTCTTTCCTCAGG TCCATTCAGGAGGTGGGTGGCTATGTTCTGATCGCCCTCAACACAGCCAGCAGGATTCCCCTGGACAACCTGCGCATCATCCGAGGCCACACTCTCTACAACGATGGCTTTGCCCTGGCTGTGTTGATGAACCATAACAAGTCAATGGGAGCAGGCACCACCGAGCTGTCTCTGACCAGCCTCACAG AGATCCTGAAAGGAGGAGTGAAGTTCTCAGGCAACCAGCTGTGTAACGTGGAGACCATCCAGTGGTTGGACATCGTGGACATTGACAGCAAACCCAACATGCAGTTACCTGAACCCAACAGAAATCGTCTCT GTAAAAAATGTGATCCTGGATGCTTCAATGGTTCATGTTGGGCTCCCGGCCCAGAACACTGCCAGACAT TGACAAAGCTGAACTGTGCTCAGCAGTGCTCTAAGAGGTGTAAGGGTCCGTCTCCCATCGACTGCTGCAACGAACACTGTGCTGCTGGCTGCACTGGACCCAGACCTACAGACTGTCTG GCCTGCCGGGACTTTCAGGATGACGGGACGTGTAAAGACTCGTGTCCGCGCCTCCTGCTCTACGACCGCAACCTTCACCAACTAGTCAACAACCCAGACGGGAAGTACAACTTCGGGGCCACCTGCGTCAAGACCTGCCCTC ATAACTATGTGGTGACAGACCATGGAGCGTGCGTTCGGACGTGCAGTGGTGGCACGTATGAAGTGGACGAGGGAGGGGTCAGGAAGTGCAAGAAGTGTGATGGACTGTGCCCCAAAG TTTGCAATGGACTTGGAATGGGGAAACTTGACAAAATTCTGTCAATCAATGCCACCAACATTGACACGTTCAAAAACTGCACCAAAATCAATGGGAACATTGCTATTATCTACACGTCTATCCATGG GGACCCATTTACCAAAGCACCAAAGATGGATCCTGCCAAGCTAGACGTTTTCAAGACGGTCAGAGAAATCACTG GCTATCTGCTGATTCAGAACTGGCCAGAGAACATGACATCCCTCAGTCCCTTTGAAAACCTGGAGATTATTCGAGGACGGACCAAACA TGGTACGGTGAGCTTGGCCATAACCCAGTTAACCATCACCCACCTGGGTCTTCGCTCGCTGAAGGAGATCAGCGATGGAGACGTGGTCATCACCAAGAACTCCAACCTCTGCTACACCAAGAAACGCCACTGGAAGCAGCTGTTCAAGTCCGACAGGCAGACCATACAGCTGGAGAGCAATGCCCACGCAGACGCATGCG GGCTGCAGAACAACACATGTGACACAATGTGTACCAGATATGGCTGCTGGGGACCTGGACCCACCATGTGTTTCGCCTGTCAGGACTACAGCCGAACAGGAAGCTGTGTAGACTCCTGTAACCTACtagaggg GGAGCCACGTGAGACTGAAGTGAATAAGACGTGTGTGGAATGTCACCCTGAGTGTCTGCTCCTCAATGGAACCCAGACCTGCACTGGACCA agCCAAGAGCAGTGTACCCAGTGCGCTAACTTCAAAGACGGCAACAACTGTGTCCTGGGGTGCCCTAGAGGGGTGCCAGGGGTGGCAGGGGGCAAGAACACCTTCATCTGGAAATATGCAGATAAGATGAAGGTGTGCCAGCTGTGCCACCAGAACTGTACCCAGGG ATGCACCGGTCCTGGTCTGAAAGGCTGTCAGTCTATAGG TAACTCTGGCCTATCAGTGATCGCAGCTGGTGTGGTGGGTGGGCTGCTTGCCTTCCTCATCATGGGCCTGTCTGTCTTCGTGTTACTGCGGCGACGCCACATCAAGAGGAAGAGAACCCTGCGAAGACTActccaggagagagag TTAGTTGAACCGTTGACCCCCAGTGGTGAGGCGCCCAACCAGGCTCTGCTCCGCATTCTCAAAGAGACAGAGTTTAAGAAGATCAAAGTGTTGGGATCGGGGGCCTTCGGCACTGTCTACAAG GGCCTGTGGGTCCCTGAAGGAGAGGACGTGAAGATTCCTGTGGCCATTAAGGTTTTAAGAGAGGCCACATCACCTAAAGCCAACAGGGAGATCTTGGAC GAGGCCTATGTGATGGCCAGTGTGGACAACCCCCATGTGTGTCGTCTGCTGGGCATCTGCCTGACCTCCACAGTGCAGCTGGTCACCCAGCTCATGCCCTACGGCTGTCTGCTGGACTACGTCAAGGAGAACAAGGACAACATCGGATCCCAGTACCTCCTCAACTGGTGTGTGCAGATCGCCAAG GGGATGAGCTACCTGGAGGAGCGTCACCTGGTGCACCGTGACCTGGCAGCGAGGAACGTCCTGGTGAAGACCCCTCAGCACGTCAAGATCACGGACTTTGGCCTGGCCAAACTCCTCAACGCTGACGAGAAGGAGTACCACGCAGACGGAGGAAAG GTACCAATCAAATGGATGGCACTGGAGTCCATCCTCCACAGGAAATACACACATCAGAGTGATGTTTGGAGCTATG GTGTGACTGTGTGGGAGCTGATGACATTTGGGACCAAGCCCTATGACGGCATCCCAGCCAATGAGATAGCAGGGGTGCTGGAGAAAGGGGAGCGGCTGCCCCAGCCTCCCATCTGCACCATAGACGTCTACATGATTATGGTCAAATGTTGGATGATCGACGCAGACAGCAGGCCTCGTTTCCGGGAGCTGATAGCTGAGTTTTCCAAGATGGCGCGGGATCCCCCACGTTATCTTGTCATCCAG GGTGACGACCGAATGCACCTCCCAAGTCCCACAGACACCAAGTTCTACCAGAGCCTAAtcagtggagaggacatggaggacgctGTGGACGCAGACGAGTACCTGGTACCTCAGCACAGCTTCTTCTCCAGCCCCAGTACCTCCCGTACCCAGCTCCTACACTCTATG AGCCAAAACAGCACATTGAACAGCAGCATTGGATTGTGCCACAGCAGAAATGGG AATGGGTTCCCTGTCAGAGAAGGAAGCATGGTTCTCCGGTACATTGCTGACCCCACAGACAGGTTCTTGGACCACGCCTTCCAGCCATCTCCAG ACTACATGAACCAGAATGGAGTGTCGGACATGATGAACCCCGTATACCAGCACCCCGGTGCCCCTCGAACCCTCCTccccaccatctcctcagacgaCACAGAGACAGAGTACCTGAACTGCTATAAGAACGAGGTAGTGGGGCCTGAGTACCTCAAcaccctccagccctctctcctctcccccatcaccTCCAGTGTCCTCACCACCACCGCTAACAGCCTTTTCCCCATGTTCAATGGTCTCTCCTCCCCGAGCTCCAATGGCCTCTCCCCCACTTCCAATGGCGGTCTCCACTGCGTCCAGAAATACCAACCCCCGAACAGTATAGATAACCCAGACTACCAGCAGGACTTCACCCCTTCCGTCAAGACCCATGCCAACGGACACATCCCGGCCGCAGAGAACACAGAGTACCTAGGCCCAAACTGA
- the LOC129824193 gene encoding epidermal growth factor receptor-like isoform X2, with amino-acid sequence MGLPGAHFGRDVLYAEGGREVCQGITNRFSLLGSKEGHYLNMVKTYSNCTIVLENLEVTHMEDHHDLSFLRSIQEVGGYVLIALNTASRIPLDNLRIIRGHTLYNDGFALAVLMNHNKSMGAGTTELSLTSLTEILKGGVKFSGNQLCNVETIQWLDIVDIDSKPNMQLPEPNRNRLCKKCDPGCFNGSCWAPGPEHCQTLTKLNCAQQCSKRCKGPSPIDCCNEHCAAGCTGPRPTDCLACRDFQDDGTCKDSCPRLLLYDRNLHQLVNNPDGKYNFGATCVKTCPHNYVVTDHGACVRTCSGGTYEVDEGGVRKCKKCDGLCPKVCNGLGMGKLDKILSINATNIDTFKNCTKINGNIAIIYTSIHGDPFTKAPKMDPAKLDVFKTVREITGYLLIQNWPENMTSLSPFENLEIIRGRTKHGTVSLAITQLTITHLGLRSLKEISDGDVVITKNSNLCYTKKRHWKQLFKSDRQTIQLESNAHADACGLQNNTCDTMCTRYGCWGPGPTMCFACQDYSRTGSCVDSCNLLEGEPRETEVNKTCVECHPECLLLNGTQTCTGPSQEQCTQCANFKDGNNCVLGCPRGVPGVAGGKNTFIWKYADKMKVCQLCHQNCTQGCTGPGLKGCQSIGNSGLSVIAAGVVGGLLAFLIMGLSVFVLLRRRHIKRKRTLRRLLQERELVEPLTPSGEAPNQALLRILKETEFKKIKVLGSGAFGTVYKGLWVPEGEDVKIPVAIKVLREATSPKANREILDEAYVMASVDNPHVCRLLGICLTSTVQLVTQLMPYGCLLDYVKENKDNIGSQYLLNWCVQIAKGMSYLEERHLVHRDLAARNVLVKTPQHVKITDFGLAKLLNADEKEYHADGGKVPIKWMALESILHRKYTHQSDVWSYGVTVWELMTFGTKPYDGIPANEIAGVLEKGERLPQPPICTIDVYMIMVKCWMIDADSRPRFRELIAEFSKMARDPPRYLVIQGDDRMHLPSPTDTKFYQSLISGEDMEDAVDADEYLVPQHSFFSSPSTSRTQLLHSMSQNSTLNSSIGLCHSRNGNGFPVREGSMVLRYIADPTDRFLDHAFQPSPDYMNQNGVSDMMNPVYQHPGAPRTLLPTISSDDTETEYLNCYKNEVVGPEYLNTLQPSLLSPITSSVLTTTANSLFPMFNGLSSPSSNGLSPTSNGGLHCVQKYQPPNSIDNPDYQQDFTPSVKTHANGHIPAAENTEYLGPN; translated from the exons tatgcCAGGGCATCACTAACCGGTTCAGCCTTCTGGGGTCAAAAGAGGGCCACTACTTGAACATGGTCAAGACCTACAGCAATTGTACCATTGTTCTGGAGAACCTGGAGGTCACACACATGGAAGACCACCATGATCTGTCTTTCCTCAGG TCCATTCAGGAGGTGGGTGGCTATGTTCTGATCGCCCTCAACACAGCCAGCAGGATTCCCCTGGACAACCTGCGCATCATCCGAGGCCACACTCTCTACAACGATGGCTTTGCCCTGGCTGTGTTGATGAACCATAACAAGTCAATGGGAGCAGGCACCACCGAGCTGTCTCTGACCAGCCTCACAG AGATCCTGAAAGGAGGAGTGAAGTTCTCAGGCAACCAGCTGTGTAACGTGGAGACCATCCAGTGGTTGGACATCGTGGACATTGACAGCAAACCCAACATGCAGTTACCTGAACCCAACAGAAATCGTCTCT GTAAAAAATGTGATCCTGGATGCTTCAATGGTTCATGTTGGGCTCCCGGCCCAGAACACTGCCAGACAT TGACAAAGCTGAACTGTGCTCAGCAGTGCTCTAAGAGGTGTAAGGGTCCGTCTCCCATCGACTGCTGCAACGAACACTGTGCTGCTGGCTGCACTGGACCCAGACCTACAGACTGTCTG GCCTGCCGGGACTTTCAGGATGACGGGACGTGTAAAGACTCGTGTCCGCGCCTCCTGCTCTACGACCGCAACCTTCACCAACTAGTCAACAACCCAGACGGGAAGTACAACTTCGGGGCCACCTGCGTCAAGACCTGCCCTC ATAACTATGTGGTGACAGACCATGGAGCGTGCGTTCGGACGTGCAGTGGTGGCACGTATGAAGTGGACGAGGGAGGGGTCAGGAAGTGCAAGAAGTGTGATGGACTGTGCCCCAAAG TTTGCAATGGACTTGGAATGGGGAAACTTGACAAAATTCTGTCAATCAATGCCACCAACATTGACACGTTCAAAAACTGCACCAAAATCAATGGGAACATTGCTATTATCTACACGTCTATCCATGG GGACCCATTTACCAAAGCACCAAAGATGGATCCTGCCAAGCTAGACGTTTTCAAGACGGTCAGAGAAATCACTG GCTATCTGCTGATTCAGAACTGGCCAGAGAACATGACATCCCTCAGTCCCTTTGAAAACCTGGAGATTATTCGAGGACGGACCAAACA TGGTACGGTGAGCTTGGCCATAACCCAGTTAACCATCACCCACCTGGGTCTTCGCTCGCTGAAGGAGATCAGCGATGGAGACGTGGTCATCACCAAGAACTCCAACCTCTGCTACACCAAGAAACGCCACTGGAAGCAGCTGTTCAAGTCCGACAGGCAGACCATACAGCTGGAGAGCAATGCCCACGCAGACGCATGCG GGCTGCAGAACAACACATGTGACACAATGTGTACCAGATATGGCTGCTGGGGACCTGGACCCACCATGTGTTTCGCCTGTCAGGACTACAGCCGAACAGGAAGCTGTGTAGACTCCTGTAACCTACtagaggg GGAGCCACGTGAGACTGAAGTGAATAAGACGTGTGTGGAATGTCACCCTGAGTGTCTGCTCCTCAATGGAACCCAGACCTGCACTGGACCA agCCAAGAGCAGTGTACCCAGTGCGCTAACTTCAAAGACGGCAACAACTGTGTCCTGGGGTGCCCTAGAGGGGTGCCAGGGGTGGCAGGGGGCAAGAACACCTTCATCTGGAAATATGCAGATAAGATGAAGGTGTGCCAGCTGTGCCACCAGAACTGTACCCAGGG ATGCACCGGTCCTGGTCTGAAAGGCTGTCAGTCTATAGG TAACTCTGGCCTATCAGTGATCGCAGCTGGTGTGGTGGGTGGGCTGCTTGCCTTCCTCATCATGGGCCTGTCTGTCTTCGTGTTACTGCGGCGACGCCACATCAAGAGGAAGAGAACCCTGCGAAGACTActccaggagagagag TTAGTTGAACCGTTGACCCCCAGTGGTGAGGCGCCCAACCAGGCTCTGCTCCGCATTCTCAAAGAGACAGAGTTTAAGAAGATCAAAGTGTTGGGATCGGGGGCCTTCGGCACTGTCTACAAG GGCCTGTGGGTCCCTGAAGGAGAGGACGTGAAGATTCCTGTGGCCATTAAGGTTTTAAGAGAGGCCACATCACCTAAAGCCAACAGGGAGATCTTGGAC GAGGCCTATGTGATGGCCAGTGTGGACAACCCCCATGTGTGTCGTCTGCTGGGCATCTGCCTGACCTCCACAGTGCAGCTGGTCACCCAGCTCATGCCCTACGGCTGTCTGCTGGACTACGTCAAGGAGAACAAGGACAACATCGGATCCCAGTACCTCCTCAACTGGTGTGTGCAGATCGCCAAG GGGATGAGCTACCTGGAGGAGCGTCACCTGGTGCACCGTGACCTGGCAGCGAGGAACGTCCTGGTGAAGACCCCTCAGCACGTCAAGATCACGGACTTTGGCCTGGCCAAACTCCTCAACGCTGACGAGAAGGAGTACCACGCAGACGGAGGAAAG GTACCAATCAAATGGATGGCACTGGAGTCCATCCTCCACAGGAAATACACACATCAGAGTGATGTTTGGAGCTATG GTGTGACTGTGTGGGAGCTGATGACATTTGGGACCAAGCCCTATGACGGCATCCCAGCCAATGAGATAGCAGGGGTGCTGGAGAAAGGGGAGCGGCTGCCCCAGCCTCCCATCTGCACCATAGACGTCTACATGATTATGGTCAAATGTTGGATGATCGACGCAGACAGCAGGCCTCGTTTCCGGGAGCTGATAGCTGAGTTTTCCAAGATGGCGCGGGATCCCCCACGTTATCTTGTCATCCAG GGTGACGACCGAATGCACCTCCCAAGTCCCACAGACACCAAGTTCTACCAGAGCCTAAtcagtggagaggacatggaggacgctGTGGACGCAGACGAGTACCTGGTACCTCAGCACAGCTTCTTCTCCAGCCCCAGTACCTCCCGTACCCAGCTCCTACACTCTATG AGCCAAAACAGCACATTGAACAGCAGCATTGGATTGTGCCACAGCAGAAATGGG AATGGGTTCCCTGTCAGAGAAGGAAGCATGGTTCTCCGGTACATTGCTGACCCCACAGACAGGTTCTTGGACCACGCCTTCCAGCCATCTCCAG ACTACATGAACCAGAATGGAGTGTCGGACATGATGAACCCCGTATACCAGCACCCCGGTGCCCCTCGAACCCTCCTccccaccatctcctcagacgaCACAGAGACAGAGTACCTGAACTGCTATAAGAACGAGGTAGTGGGGCCTGAGTACCTCAAcaccctccagccctctctcctctcccccatcaccTCCAGTGTCCTCACCACCACCGCTAACAGCCTTTTCCCCATGTTCAATGGTCTCTCCTCCCCGAGCTCCAATGGCCTCTCCCCCACTTCCAATGGCGGTCTCCACTGCGTCCAGAAATACCAACCCCCGAACAGTATAGATAACCCAGACTACCAGCAGGACTTCACCCCTTCCGTCAAGACCCATGCCAACGGACACATCCCGGCCGCAGAGAACACAGAGTACCTAGGCCCAAACTGA